In the genome of Piliocolobus tephrosceles isolate RC106 chromosome 20, ASM277652v3, whole genome shotgun sequence, the window TGTGTTACACTAACATTAGCACATGTATTTCTTCACGTCTCAGGCTCTTTATCTCTTTGCCTTGACTCTTTCTAGCCCATGATGTCTTCTGCAATGCAAGTCCTGCCCCCTTTAATTCAGACAGACAGCTCTTGATTCTACAATATTATGCTGACTGGGAAAGGGAGGGGTGGTCCTTGGCAGGAGGAAAAGGACAGGCCTCTGTCTGTAGCAGCTGGGCTCAAATTGCCATATGGCAGCAACTGCCACCTGTAACAGCACCGTGCTAAGCTCCTCACTGGCAGGGAGGGGCTGCCGTCAAGAGCAAGCGCTCAGCAGCTGGCTCCCCCTCTCTTTGCAATTGTGACTTTGAAAAAAATCTCTGCATccttctgagcctcaatttcctcatctatagggTGGAATTAACAATGCCTActgttgttctgaggattaaatgaagtgaGGCCTGCTTTGTGCTTGGATCATACTAACTACTCAACCAATGTTCTTATTTACTCTAACTCTCAGAGTCACCTCCTACTCAGACCAAATAAACAGCAGGGGAAAAAATAGGGTGGGATGGACACAGAgaaagattcttttaaaaagtgttttattggccgggtgcagtggctcacacctgtaatcccagcagtttgggaggccgaggagggtggatcacctgaggtcaggtgttcgagatcagcctggccaacatggtgaaaccccatctctactaacaccacacaaaaaaaaattagccgtgcgtggtagtgcgtgcctgtagtcccagctacttgggaggctgaggcaggagaaccgcttgaatccgggaggcggtggttgcagtgagccgagattgtgccattgcactccagcctgggcaacaagaacaaaactccatctcaaaaaaaaaaaaaaaaaaaagtgttttattgtGAAAATTCTCAAATAGACATGAAAGTAGAGAGAATGGTTTAGCAAATCTCTATACTCCTATCACTTAGATTTTCAAATCTAAAACCACagcaaagtttttttgttttgtttttgttttttgaggcagggtctcattctgtcacccaggctgaagtgcagtggctgatggaccaacctccccaggctcaagtgatgtgatcacggctcactgcagcctcgacctcccaggctcaagtgatcctcccacctcagcctcctgagtagctgggactacaggcgtgcaccaccatgcccagttaatttttttttgtattttttgtagagacaaggtttcgttgtgtgacccaggctggtcttgaactcctgggttcaagtgatctacccacctcagcctcccaaagtgctgggattacaggcatgagccaccgcgcccggcccagagtaaGGGTTTTAATAACTCCATTAACTCAAAGATATGGATCCTCATGAGGCTGAAGAACAAACTGTCAATGGCTCCAACTAAATGGTCACAAACACGTTAGGACTTCTCTGAGCAGCCCTGCCTAAAACCCATCAGAGAGAGAGTCTTGTTCAGACAGTTGTCATTTGTTCCCCATGGCCTGGGAGCAATAGCTCCCCCTGCTGGGTTTGGCTACGGTGTTTTCTGGTGATACTCAAGGTTCCAACTTTCTGGATCCCCCAAACCGTATGTTTTGTCTTTCAGTGCCCAGAAAATTATGAGAGACCCCAAATTCCTACCAGTAACGTTGCTTAAATCAGCAAGAGACAGCTTTTAATTTCTGGTAATTAGATCCCTAAATGATAATCAGGCTACAGAAAGGCCACAGCTGCCACCTACTGTCCCCTGAGGTTAAAATAATCAATTCTTTCAGgagagagacaagagagagaaCTTATTAGGGAATGTGCCAGGTCTTCTGGCTTCCTGGAAAATTACTGGGCTATAGTCTAATTATAAAAAATCAATCCCTTAAGATCCCAGTAGCCCTGGGGAATAGGTAGTGTGGAAAAGggcaaagaagaaatgaattgGGTGGAGGGCAGTACTAACTTTTGCTGGGCATACTCTGTGCTGAGCAGTTCTTCACACACTCCATTTAATGCTCATGGGAACACTGTCAGGCAGACATTCCTAGCCCCAGgtcacagacaaggaaactgaggctcagagaggcgaAGTTACTTGCCCAAGACAGAACCAAGGTCTGCCTAAGTCTGACACCTATGTTCTTCCTTCCCACTGCCTTGCCCTGTGTGGCCTTAGGTGggtccctctctctccttctgagcctcagtttcctctccctGAGATGGGAAAGGCCTGCCTGGCTCACAAAGGCCTCAGAAGGATCTAGACTCCTAAGCGCTTAAAAGCATGCTCAGCGCCCAGCCTGGGACTGGGATTGCCTTTTTTGTCATCCTTAAAGCTGACAACCTTGGAGCTCTGAAGGAAGAAAATCCAAGGCCCCACTGAGGGACGCAGGTGTGCCTCTGGTGCGATGCGACAGAGGAAAATCACTGGGTTCCCTTAGGTCttcaaaggaggaaggaggggaggaggcagagaggtaAGCTGAAGACGGAGATGTCTCAGGTGTTGCTGTTTCTGGTGACTGCTCAGCTGACAGCTTTCCAACCTGAGAAACACACATACTCAAAGTCTAACCTCCTCTGGCTTAAAATAGAGCCACTGAACCAAAAATGCCAAGTACAGGGCAGAGTCACCTGCCTGACGGGGCCAGACACATCCCCCATGGCCCCAGTAACACCCACCCCCAGCGGGCACACCTAAGTGCCTCTCAGCTGCGCATCATGGGACGCTCAGAACAGTGGGGGAGCACAGCCAGCCATAGATCCTCGGCCCCATCCCAGAGACAAGGAAAGTGAGAACCATAGAGGCAATGGGAGGGGGATAAAGCTAGCAGCATCTGGCCTGACAAGGATCATGACCTGGGGAGCCAGACAGCCCTGAGTTCAATCCTGGCTCAGCCACAGCCTGGCCGGGAGGACTCGGCAGGTTAAGTATCTCTTGGCAGGTTAAGTGCCTCTGTGTCCTGGGCTGTAAGGTGAGAGTCCCGTGAGTGATGTCTGTGACTATGCCTAGCACAGGCAGAATGTTTGGCCCTGCCCCTGCTTATGGAAAAAGAATTTTCGACACCTACACACAGACAGTTGTGAAAAAGGAGGAGAAGCAGCTACTGGCTAAGGGGCACCTGGAGAGTGGCACAAAACAGCTTCTATAATCCTCAACATGGTCCTATGGGGTGAGCGTCATTACTACCCTCGTTTCTCAGATGGGAAAACCAAGGCACAGGGAAGTACAAGTGTTCTGTTTATGGACACCCAGTGGTATGGTTTAGCTCTGGTTtagctctgtgttcccacccaaattgCATCTCCAATTATAATCCCCGCGTGTTGAAGGAAGGacttggtgggaagtgattgaatcatggaggcagttttccccatgctattctcgtgatagtgagttctcacgagatctgatggtttaaaagtgtttggcagtccccgcctcctctctctctcccactgctATGTAAGACATAGCTTGCTTCCCTTTTgtctctgccatgattgtaagcttcctgaggcctccccaggcatgcagaactgtgagtcactgaaacctctttcctttataaattacccagcctcaggtagttcttcacgGCAGTGTAAcaacggactaatacacccagCTAGGAGTGGAggaattcaaactcaggtcttACTGACTCCAGTTGTGTCCACAACCAGGCCCTCATTAACTCTTCCCTGAGTGGGCCCTGCCCTTCCCCCAAGATCAGGCCATTCCCCGCATCCCACTGTCTCCACAAACTCTTTTTGGGCTCTAGTTGGGCTGTGGGTCCTTGAAGCCCCACTCACTCCGACTCTGAGACTTTAGCCCAGGTTTCTGCTCCTCTGAAGTCTGAGCAGAAATTGGAATGTTAAACTTGCTGATGCTGTTGCTACAAATCAGGCTGAGGTAGTGGCACCAGCACCCTGTTTCCGGCCCACTGAGCTTCATCCTGATTCTCGGGAGAAGAAGGGATCCAAGGCCCTCTCTACCAGGTACTGGGGCCCAATTCTGCCTGGGAACTGAGTCGGACAGGCACCGGGTCGGACATCCCTACGGGCCCCAGGCATCTGATCACTTGTGATATGTGTAactgtggctcacacttctaaACAAATCCTCAGGGCCAAGCTCAGCTCTCCAGCTCCACATCTAGTGGTTGGTTTAATCCTCACACCCACCGTATCAGCTCTCTGTTGCCGCTGCGATAAGTTAttacaaacttggtggcttaacacaaatgtattattgtCTAGTTCTGTAGGGTGGAGGGCTACACAGGTCTCACTGGGCTCAAATCAAGGCGTTGGCAGGACTGAGTTCCTTTCTAGAGGCTTCCATATGGAAGTATAGCCTCCTCTGGGACCCGGAGGGCCTAGGCTGCAGGCTGGGCCTCAGGGTCTTAACATATGTCAGCGACTTAATACAACAGGACACAAGCTCAAAACCCGGGCTCCTGATTGGGGGTTGGGGGACGACCTTGCAATGTATCATTCAGCCCCACGGTTTTCCCGTCTTGTGGGCTCCCTCTCGTCTAAAGACTAGGTCTCTGCATTCAGCCTTCCGGTGGGGAAAAGAGATAGAGCACGTGTGGGGCAGGGTTTTATGGGCCAGGCCTGGAAGTGGCATACGTCACTTCTGCCCATGTTCCATGAGCTAAGGCTTGGTTACATAGACCCTGCTAAGTGCAAGAAAGGCTGGGCAATGTGGTCAGCTGCGTGCCCAACTCCACCTCCCCAGTGCATCCCGGGTCCCTCCATTTCTCTCCATCTTCACACATTTGGACCACACTAGCCTTCGAACTGGCCTCCACTCCTAGCCACCATCCCTTTTCCCTATGACAGCCAGaggctctttaaaaaatataaatcagatcatTGTGGTGgtgttgcgtgtgtgtgtgtgtttgtgtgcctgTGTTTGTAATACAGCCTTTCCATGGCTTTCAATAAACCCACATAAGGGCTTGTAAGACCCTGTGTGAAGTTGCCTCTTTGTCTTCCTTCTGCTCCGCCAAAGTATCTGCACCCCAATTCTCTAGCTCCAGCGACACTGGCTTCCCTGCAGTTCTGGCTGTCAAGCCATGCTCAGTTCCGTTTTTAAGCACCACCTTAGGTGGTGGGGTTCACCTTCCCCAAGAAACTATCCCCTTTCCTTCTTTATCACTCTTGTCttaaattagttttttgtttatttgtttgttagcTGGCCCTCCTTACTAGGACTTCACCTTTACTTACAACAGGAATGTTGTTTGCACcagtaggtgcttagtaaatatttgtctgaggattgactgaatgaaagaaggaaggaaggaaggaaggagagaaggaagggaggaaagaatgaaaggaagggaggaaggaagggagggagggaggaaggaagggagggagggggggggggggaggggggggaggaaggaaaggaagggggaaggaggcGGGGCGAGGAATGAACGAAAgtaagagaggaaggaaggaaagaagggaggaagcaaggaatagaaggaagggagggaggaagagagggagggagggagaaagaaaggaagggagggaggaaggagggagggagggaaggaaggaaagaagaaagaaaggaaggaaggaaggaaggctggcACAAGGTCACAACATGAGTTAGCAGCGGGAACAGGATTTCTGCAGGCCTGGGGATTTGGACCTTTGCTTCAGATCTCACTATTCGTAGACACAGGAACCCCGGGCAGGCGCGTGGGAGGCGGACAGGGGAGTAGCTCTTCGGTCCCGGACACGTGGCGATCCCAGCCTCCAGGTGCCCAGcagccgccccgccccgccccgccccgccccgcccgtcACAACCCTGCCGCGTGGGGCCGTGGCTGGAGGGGGTGGAGCGCGCGGTCTGGGCACATGGAGCAGGTTGGGACCGGGGCGGGTACCAGGGCCGGGGCGTCATGCGGTGGCCGAGTGTGCGCGCGGCGGGGCTGGTCCTGTGCACCTTCTGCTACCTGCTGGTGGGCGCCGCTGTCTTCGATGCGCTCGAGTCGGAGGCGGAGAGTGGCCGACAGCGACTGCTGGTCCACAAGCGGGGCGCGCTCCGAAGGAAGTTCGGCTTCTCGGCGGAGGACTACAGCGAACTGGAGCGCCGGGCTCAGGCCCACCGCGCTGGCTGCCAGTGGAAGTTCGCCGGCTCCTTCTACTTCGCCATCACCGTCATCACTACCATCGGTGAGCCGCCCAAAGCCTCCCTCCGTCCCGCTCCAGCCCCAGCCATCCCGCGGCGCCTTTGGGTTTCGGTCCCACCTCTGCCCCCGCCCAGCTGAGCTACTTCAGACGGGTCATTTCGGCTCACCGAGCCTCCCTCGCCTCGCTCACCTCCCTCTGCTGAATGGAGCTGTCAGCCCACGCAGGCAGGGACGGGAGGAATCAGTAAATCGAGTTTGCCAAGAGGCTGGGTGACCCGGAAGTGCTCAGAAAACATCCAAGGGGCTTGGAGATAGATGAAGCGGGGCTCGGAGACCAAGAGGCTGGAGCTGCTTTTCTTTACCTAGTTGCATcacacttgctgtgtgaccttagacaagttgctcaacctctctgagccagagttttctcttctgtaaaatagtgTCGCTAATTGGCCTTATCTCAGGGCTGTGGTGAGAGTTATTATCCAGGAGACAGACTATGCGCAGACAGGGCCTGTGCTAAAATGACACATACAGAGCACTACAAAGAAAACATAGattttttattattgcatttttgATTATTGCAATTGTTGTTACCCCATAAGAATGGGGACCTAGTCTGTCTTAGGGACTGCTGTATGACCAGTGCCTAGCGTGCAgtagatgatcaataaatacttgttaaaggAATGACTGATAACCACGGGCTCTGGACCTTGCCCTCGGGGATGCAGAGCAATTCCTTTGGAGCATCTGGACCACCAGCTGTTGCCATGACTACCATCTGGCTGGTATCTGCTGAACCTAAGCCTGGGGGAACAAGGAGGAGAGAAGTGGGCTCTGCAGGGTTCCAGGCTTGGTGCTGGCCACTCCCCAGGTTCCACTGTGAGCGTCCAGGCACCCCCGTGGGGCTTGGATCACCAGCCTGAAAGCCAGTGCCTTGGGGAAAGTTTCTCCATAACGCTCTTGCAAGTGAATGTGAGCTGTGGTTTTTGCAGTGCAGTTAAAAGCATGAGTTCTGGAATCACAGAGACTGGATTTCTGTTCTCATCTCTGTTGCCATGTGCCTTCTCTGGCAATTGATTCTACCTGTCCAAGCCCTGGTTTCCCCAAAGGCAAAATGCAACTGTTCCTACCTCACTGGGTGGTTGTCTGGTTTCAGGAAGGTCAAGCATGTAACATGCTTGACATGGTGCCTGAGGCCAAGTAGGCACTATTCATTAGTAATAATTCGTTATTTGCCAACATGGCCCCAGCTTTTATTCAGCTCTTTTGCCCCCTCCTGCCCACATGGACACCCCTGCTTCCTATCTTGGTACAGCCTGAGACCCTCCTGGTTACCGTGCCCACTGCTTTGGGATGCCATCAACCTGTTCTCTCTGCCTTGTCCACATTCTTTGGAGGCTTGCCAGGGGGTTTTGGCCTCTTATCCTGGTTCTTTACCTCAGGTACATCTGGGAGGCTGATATAAGAGACTCAAGTGGAAACAGGAGGAATTTTGCCTTTTCTGGCCACTTGGGGGCACCACCACCCTCTGTGGTCCAGTCGGCTTAAGCCAGCCTTGCAGAGAGCCAGGTGCCAGGCCCCAGGAATTTGGGCTTTGCTTGGATGGGAGAGAGGCACTGAAGCAATGGAGGATGTTTTTTAATAGCTCAGGCCCATGGAGGGTGCTGGTTAATAGCTCAGGCCCGTGGAGGGTGCTGGGTAATAGCTCAGGTCCGTGGAGGGTGCTGGTTAATAGCTCAGGTCTGTGGAGGGTGCTGGTTAATAGCTCTGGCCCGTGGAGGGTGCTGGTTAATAGCTCTGGCCTGTGGAGGGTGCTGGTTAATAGCTCAGGTCCGTGGAGGGTGCTGGTTAATAGCTCAGGGCCGTGGAGGGTGCTGGTTAATAGCTCAGGTCCGTGGAGGGTGCTGGTTAATAGCTCAGGCCCCTGGAGGGTGCTGGGTAATAGCTCAGGTCCGTGGAGGGTGCTGGTTAATAGCTCAGGTCCGTGGAGGGTGCTGGTTAATAGCTCTGGCCCGTGGAGGGTGCTGGGTAATAGCTCAGGTCCATGGAGGGTGCTGGTTAATAGCTCAGGCGCCTGGAGGGTGCTGGGTAATAGCTCAGGCCCCTGGAGGGTGCTGGTTAATAGCTCTGGCCCATGGAGGGTAGTGGTTAATAGCTCAGGTCCATGGAGGGTACTGGTTAATAACTCAGGCCCGTGGAAGGTACTGGTTAATAGCTCAGGCCTGTGGCCTTTGGGCAGTTTTGTCCCTCTGAAcctagttttcttatctataaaatgggaataaaaacatGTCATATAGTCATTGGAAGGGTTACATCTGATAATCCATGCAGAGTACGTGGATTAGTTACTGTCATTATTAGTTATTATCTTTATTCATTTCACTCTCTGCCAAAACCTGGCACAGTCCCAAACAGCTGGAAGCCTCTTATTCCTAAAGAGACTCCTCTGTTTCTCACTAGCACCCCCTTCAACTTGGTTGAGCTTCAACTTTCATTGAGCTTCTAGTCTATCTCAGGCTCCGTGCAGGACCCTGGTGATGGGGACTACAGAGAGGTGACCACCTTCatccctgccctcaaagagctcagTCTGGTGACGAGCAGGTCCCCTTTCTCCACAAAATAACAGAGAGGCAAAGTGACAGGGTTATGCAACAGAAATGTGGAAGTGGAGCCACAGGCCTTTAAATGTATGTAGTGCTGATATTTTGAATAAGTTATATATGCATACAGTACACACTTCACAGAGCACAAAAGgatatggaatgaaaaggaattcTCCCTCCACCCTGTCTCTCAGCCCATAAATTCCCCTTCCTGGGTCAAATACAGTTACCAGTTTCTTGTGTGTCCTTCTAGATATATTCTCTGCCTATATATTCcttttaaacacatacacatacattatatAGACATTATACACACAGTTTTGtctcttgcttttttcacttaatatatgtTGGTGATGTTTTTATGTCAGTCTCTAAAGAGCTGCATCTTCTTGTTTGtagggtttctcagccttggaactactgacatttggggctgtggggactgtcctgtgcattgcaagATGTGTAGCAGTGTCCCTGGCCTCTACTctctagatgccagtagcacacaGACATGCCACTCCTCCCCCCCCATTTGTGACAACCGGAATGTCTCCAGATGTTGCCAAGTGTCCCCTCAAGGGCAAAACCACTCTCGATTGAGAACTGCTACTGTGTAGTATCCCATGGTTTGGATggcactataatttatttaaccaggcCCCTTTGGATGGACACTTACATTGTTTCTCATTTTCACTATGACCGACAGTGCTGCAATCATGACCCAAGTGCACACATATTTTTGCTCACGTGTGTATATTGAAGGGCTAACTTCCTAACTGTGGAACTACCTTGGTCAAAGGATTtgtagtttttgctttttggtaGGTAGGGCCAATCTGTTACAGGAGGCACATTCTTTTTGGGAAGATCCACCTGACTGTTCCTGGGGTACAGGCTCCTTTGAGAATACCATGAAAGGGACTACTGCTCCTCTTTCCAGGAAAAGACACACAATGAGATACCCATTCATTCCCCTGCAATGGCACGGTGTTCCAGGACTGAAGGTTGCCCAGTCGTGTTTAGATTCCCTATAGTAGTTGAAGGGACCCAGTAAGAATCCCCACGCCAGACAATCAGAACCAAAAGGTGTTTAGTGTGGGCAGGCTGAGCAGTGGAGGGGGAGGTAGTCAGGGGAAAAGGCATGTGGAGAGGACATGCTAGCTGGGGAAGCAGCTCGGCGTATAGCTGGAAAGTGGGGCaagttgtgctttttttttcagtaaagcataatttacatacagtagaACTCACCATTTTCCTGTGTACACGCCTGACAAATGAATACCTGTCAGGTAACTGCAGCCGCGATCAAGACAGAACATTGCCATCAACCCCCAGAATTCTACCACGACTTCTGTAGTTAAGCCTGTCCCTAACCCCAGCTACTGGCAACCAACCATAGATCGGTTCTCTGTCGCCACAGTTTTGccatttccagaatgtcatttacATGGAACCATGCGGTCTGTAGGCTTTGGAGCGTGTCTTCCCCCACGCAGCTGGAGACAGTTGAGATCCATCCTTCGTTGCCGCAAGTTACAGGAGTTCATTCAGTTGCTGAGAAGAATTGCAGTGTTTGGATGCCCCACGGGTTGTTTACTCATTCTCCAGTCGAGGGACACTTGGGTTGTCTGCAGTTTGGGGTGATGAATGACCTAGTTAGGACTAGTATTTGGAGATGCCCTTCCAGCCCCGGGGCCGGGGAGGGACGCCGGGCAGGCAGGCTGCGGGCGGGACTGTAGTCAACAGGAGCTGGGCGCTCACAGCCCTCCCCTCCGCTCTCCCTGCATAGGGTACGACCACGCCGCGCCGGATACGGACTCCGGCAAGGTCTTCTGCCTGTTCTACGCGCTCCTGGGCATCCCGCTGACGCTGGTCACTTTCCAGAGCCTGGGCGAACGGCTGAACGCGCTGGCGCGGCGCCGCCTGTTGGCGGCCAAGCGCTGCCTGGGCCTGCGGTGGCCTCGCGTGTCCACGGAGAACCTGGTGGTGGCCGGGCTGCTGGCGTGCGCCGCCACCCTGGCCCTCGGGGCCGTTGCCTTCGCGCACTTCGAGGGCTGGACCTTCTTCCACGCCTACTACTACTGCTTCATCACCCTCACTACCATCGGCCTCGGCGACTTCGTGGCGCTGCACAGCGGCGAGGCGCTGCAGAGAAGCCCCCCTACGTGGCCTTCAGCTTCGTCTACATCCTTCTGGGGCTCACGGTCATTAGCGCCTTCCTCAACCTCGTAGTCCTGCGCTTCCTGGCTGCCAGCGCCGACTGGCCTGAGCGCGCTGCCCGCCGCCCCAGTCAGCGCCGCCCGGGGGCGCCCGAGAGCCGCGGCCCCTGGCTGCCCTGCCGCCCGGCCCGCTCCCGGGGCTCCGCCTCCGTCTCCTGCCAGGTACACCAGCTGGAGAGACGCGCCCGCGACAACCTGGGCTTCTCGCCCCCTTCGAGCCCGGGGGTCATGAGTGGTGGAGGCACCCAGGCTCGGGGCCCGGCGGAAGTGCATCTGACAACCCCACCCAGGCCAGGGTCGAGTCTGGAACGGGAGGATCTGGCTTCAGCTATCAGGGCACCCTCCCCAGGGTTTGGAGACGGGGTGAGGGGCCTCTGGGCGGTCTTCTGCCACGAGCAGTTTCTCATTACCGTCTGTGGCTa includes:
- the KCNK15 gene encoding LOW QUALITY PROTEIN: potassium channel subfamily K member 15 (The sequence of the model RefSeq protein was modified relative to this genomic sequence to represent the inferred CDS: inserted 3 bases in 2 codons); the encoded protein is MRWPSVRAAGLVLCTFCYLLVGAAVFDALESEAESGRQRLLVHKRGALRRKFGFSAEDYSELERRAQAHRAGCQWKFAGSFYFAITVITTIGYDHAAPDTDSGKVFCLFYALLGIPLTLVTFQSLGERLNALARRRLLAAKRCLGLRWPRVSTENLVVAGLLACAATLALGAVAFAHFEGWTFFHAYYYCFITLTTIGLGDFVALHSGEALQRSXPYVAFSFVYILLGLTVISAFLNLVVLRFLAASADWPERAARRPSQRRPGAPESRGPWLPCRPARSRGSASVSCQVHQLERRARDNLGFSPPSSPGVMSGGXAPRLGARRKCI